In the Mauremys mutica isolate MM-2020 ecotype Southern chromosome 13, ASM2049712v1, whole genome shotgun sequence genome, one interval contains:
- the LOC123348860 gene encoding uncharacterized protein LOC123348860 isoform X1, producing the protein MFFASGSIILLVAISKRANGEPVTQPDARVTVSQGEPVLLKCTYDPTQSPRLWWYQHYPNEAPRLLLGDYEASDEEERRSRRGFSATPDKQEKTFHLKKNSSELRDSAVYYCAMSDTVIGPGRVAAQKPAGGRGGGTKDVWVRAPEEQTLQRASGVSESHPQGVNVQSYTGVNGPDPRLLGLGGAQWKQMIQFLKMLKISEELHRSQLSCTGSYQLRI; encoded by the coding sequence aaagagCTAATGGAGAGCCAGTGACCCAACCTGATGCTCGAGTGACTGTGTCCCAAGGGGAACCAGTGCTGCTGAAATGCACCTATGACCCTACCCAGTCTCCAAGGCTCTGGTGGTACCAGCACTACCCAAATGAAGCCCCTCGCCTCTTGCTGGGAGACTATGAAGCATCGGATGAGGAGGAGAGAAGGAGCCGGCGAGGGTTCTCCGCCACACCCGACAAACAGGAGAAGACCTTCCACCTGAAGAAAAACTCCAGTGAACTGCGCGACTCCGCCGTCTATTACTGCGCCATGAGCGACACAGTGATTGGGCCCGGCAGAGTCGCTGCACAGAAACCCGCGGGGGGAAGAGGAGGCGGCACTAAGGATGTGTGGGTTAGAGCCCCAGAGGAACAGACTTTGCAGCGCGCCAGTGGAGTCAGTGAATCCCATCCCCAGGGTGTAAATGTGCAGAGCTACACAGGAGTCAACGGGCCAGATCCCAGGCTGCTGGGACTGGGTGGAGCTCAGTGGAAGCAAATGATCCAGTTCCTCAAAATGTTAAAAATCAGTGAGGAATTGCACAGGAGTCAGCTGAGCTGCACTGGTTcctatcagctgaggatctga
- the LOC123348860 gene encoding uncharacterized protein LOC123348860 isoform X2, with amino-acid sequence MFLTWVSVVAIFSTLERANGEPVTQPDARVTVSQGEPVLLKCTYDPTQSPRLWWYQHYPNEAPRLLLGDYEASDEEERRSRRGFSATPDKQEKTFHLKKNSSELRDSAVYYCAMSDTVIGPGRVAAQKPAGGRGGGTKDVWVRAPEEQTLQRASGVSESHPQGVNVQSYTGVNGPDPRLLGLGGAQWKQMIQFLKMLKISEELHRSQLSCTGSYQLRI; translated from the exons ATGTTCCTCACCTGGGTCTCAGTTGTTGCAATATTTTCCACTCTCG aaagagCTAATGGAGAGCCAGTGACCCAACCTGATGCTCGAGTGACTGTGTCCCAAGGGGAACCAGTGCTGCTGAAATGCACCTATGACCCTACCCAGTCTCCAAGGCTCTGGTGGTACCAGCACTACCCAAATGAAGCCCCTCGCCTCTTGCTGGGAGACTATGAAGCATCGGATGAGGAGGAGAGAAGGAGCCGGCGAGGGTTCTCCGCCACACCCGACAAACAGGAGAAGACCTTCCACCTGAAGAAAAACTCCAGTGAACTGCGCGACTCCGCCGTCTATTACTGCGCCATGAGCGACACAGTGATTGGGCCCGGCAGAGTCGCTGCACAGAAACCCGCGGGGGGAAGAGGAGGCGGCACTAAGGATGTGTGGGTTAGAGCCCCAGAGGAACAGACTTTGCAGCGCGCCAGTGGAGTCAGTGAATCCCATCCCCAGGGTGTAAATGTGCAGAGCTACACAGGAGTCAACGGGCCAGATCCCAGGCTGCTGGGACTGGGTGGAGCTCAGTGGAAGCAAATGATCCAGTTCCTCAAAATGTTAAAAATCAGTGAGGAATTGCACAGGAGTCAGCTGAGCTGCACTGGTTcctatcagctgaggatctga